Part of the Funiculus sociatus GB2-C1 genome is shown below.
TTAAAATTTTCCCCGCGAATCAGTTCATTAAAAGAAATGTCTGGATTTTGTTGCATTATGTTTAAGATACTGATGAAATCGCGGACAACTTCGCGGGGGGTCAGAAATTTTTCAGCACCTAAACGATTGACAACCTCTTGCATAAATTCTTGCAATTCGCTGGGTTTAAGAGTTTTATTATAGTTGTAATGGGCAGCATGAACATCAACCAATCTATGTAAAAGTTCAGAGATATTTTGGGGAGTTAATGTTTCTAGCTGGATGACTGGTGCTGAGATATCTTTATGACCGTTTTTAATACGACTGCTTAAACGCGATCGCAAGGCTTCATCACTATACAACCCCCGGCGTTTATCTTCAACAAATTCTGGCGTACCACCCAGATAAATCCCCAGGTTTTCTGCTCTCCCCTGCATCGTGTCGTTGAACATCGCTAGCAGCTTGTCGTAATTTTTCTGACGGGAAGCTGTATGAGTAATCTTGTATAAATGTACAGCTTCATCCAGCAAAATTAAAAGTCCTTTGTAACCGATGTCAGAAATAAACTTAGCAAATAATTTTAGGTAATCATACCATGTTTCATCATCAATAATGACGCGCACACCCAGCGCTGATTTTGCCTCAGTTTTAGTACCAAATTCTCCCCGCAACCACCGCAATGCAGCTTCTTTTTTATCATCATCATCCAAGCGATAGCCGCGCCAATAAGCGATGATAACATTGGCAAAATCAAACCCATGAACTAAGCCTTCTACGTCCTTAACTACTTCCCTAATTCTCGTTTCTACTAAATCGTCAAAACCGCTGTCATTGGGACGCATACCGTTATCTTGCGCGACTTGGTTTTGAATCCCATTAATCCAGCCTTCTAAAATTGGTGTTAAAGCACCACCTTCAGGACGAATTTTCGTAGAAAAATTCTGCATTAATTCCCGATAAGTTGCTACACCTTTCCCGTCAGTTCCTGTTAGTCTGCGTTCCGGAGATAAGTCAGCATCAGCTACCACAAAACCTTTCTCCATAGCGTAGTTACGAATCAGTTGCAGCATAAAGCTTTTACCTGAACCGTAACGTCCTACTATGAAGCGAAATGCTGCACTACCTTCGCCAATATTATCCAGATCCTGTAAAACAGCTTTAACTTCTTTTTCTCTACCTACAGCAATATATTCCAGACCAATTCTAGGCACAACTCCTGCACCAACTGAACTGATTAAGGCATTAGATATTCTTTTGGTAATTTTAAGTTTTGTCATGGATTTAACATGAGTTGATAAGTAATTATTTACCATCCTCTGTAGAGTGGGCATTGCCCACAATAACACCATTGGAGGGCATTGCCTACAAAATTATATTTTTAACTTTTGTTAAATATTCCTGTGCGATTGCTGGCGGAACCGACACCGATCCAGGCTCTATAATCAGATCGCCAATTGTATCCATAGCAAGCTCGTTTATAGCATCAATTAAGAGTTGGGGCATTGTGATGTTTTCTTCAGCAATCTTTTTTATTGTTCCACCTGGATTATTTTGCTCTAAAATTGCTTTGAGTATTTGAATATCATCATCACTAAGCCTTGCTTTTAACTCAGCCCATTCTGAAGGTATTTCCTCTAGTTTAGTTTTTGTTTCTCGAAAAGGCGTTTTCTGACGCGACTTTTCCTTTGGCTGTTTTATTTCGTAAATTTGAAACTGTAATTGCCTAAGCTCTAATTGTAAAGATAGCAAAGATTGATTTAGCTCAGCTTTCTGCATCTCAAAAGCCTGAATTTGAGTTTGCAGGTTTTCGGCTTCTGATTGTAAGGGACGTTTTTGCTTTTTTAAGTTGGTTATCTCCTGCTCTAAGACGCTCTTTTCCTTTTGATTTTCTGTGAATTGAGCTTGCATTTTGCTGAGGTCGGAGCGTAGAGAACTCAAACTTAATTCTGTTTTTTGTTTTTCTGATATTATAGCCAGCAGCAATTGATTAAGTTCAGTTTTTTGCGTTTCCAGAACTTGAACTTGAGTTTGGAGAATAAAACCTTGATCTTCTAACTGGTGCCTGTAGGCTCCTAAATTGGCTATCTCCCGATTCAGCACATCCCTCTGGTTATGTCTTTCGGTAACTTGGAGATTTAGTTGATTGAGACTAGACTGCAAATAATAAAGATGCTCCTCTAAATCTTGTCTTTCTCCATCTATAGCTTGAATTTCGTTTAGGAGAAAATTCTTTTGCTTCCTTTGTTTATTTTCTACAACTAAAGTTCCCGCATAAGTAGCAGGTACAGTAATTACCCCTGTAAGCAGCGCTTTTCCGAAGTCTCGGTTAGCAACAAGTCCGATAAAAAAACTTACACTGAAGGCAACTGACGAGAGTAAAATTCGATTACTTAGCTTTGTCGATCGCATATTGCTTGTTGGCTCCAGTCAGCAGTTCCCAACTTTTTACATTATTATGTGTTTACGGTTAAATCGGCTTTGAGAAAGTCAATAAATTGTCGTGCTGTGCGCCCAGAACGCCCGTTGTGACGAGTTGCCCATTGGAGGGCGCGATATTCCAAATCTTCCTGGCTGAGGGTAATTTCCGCTTGGGCTGCAAGATGTCGGATAATGTTTAAATAGGTGTTCTGATCCGCTGGTTCAAAGGTTAAAGTAAGACCAAAGCGATCGCTAAACGAAAGCTTTTCCTGCACCGTATCCCAAGCATGGATTTCTTCATTGTCTCGCGTGAGCGGGCGATCGCCAAAAAATTCTCGAATCAAGTGGCGGCGATTGGAAGTCGCATACACCGCCACATTTTG
Proteins encoded:
- a CDS encoding ATP-binding protein; the protein is MTKLKITKRISNALISSVGAGVVPRIGLEYIAVGREKEVKAVLQDLDNIGEGSAAFRFIVGRYGSGKSFMLQLIRNYAMEKGFVVADADLSPERRLTGTDGKGVATYRELMQNFSTKIRPEGGALTPILEGWINGIQNQVAQDNGMRPNDSGFDDLVETRIREVVKDVEGLVHGFDFANVIIAYWRGYRLDDDDKKEAALRWLRGEFGTKTEAKSALGVRVIIDDETWYDYLKLFAKFISDIGYKGLLILLDEAVHLYKITHTASRQKNYDKLLAMFNDTMQGRAENLGIYLGGTPEFVEDKRRGLYSDEALRSRLSSRIKNGHKDISAPVIQLETLTPQNISELLHRLVDVHAAHYNYNKTLKPSELQEFMQEVVNRLGAEKFLTPREVVRDFISILNIMQQNPDISFNELIRGENFKPTPPSKNSDVDGDNEFAEFTL
- a CDS encoding tellurite resistance TerB C-terminal domain-containing protein encodes the protein MRSTKLSNRILLSSVAFSVSFFIGLVANRDFGKALLTGVITVPATYAGTLVVENKQRKQKNFLLNEIQAIDGERQDLEEHLYYLQSSLNQLNLQVTERHNQRDVLNREIANLGAYRHQLEDQGFILQTQVQVLETQKTELNQLLLAIISEKQKTELSLSSLRSDLSKMQAQFTENQKEKSVLEQEITNLKKQKRPLQSEAENLQTQIQAFEMQKAELNQSLLSLQLELRQLQFQIYEIKQPKEKSRQKTPFRETKTKLEEIPSEWAELKARLSDDDIQILKAILEQNNPGGTIKKIAEENITMPQLLIDAINELAMDTIGDLIIEPGSVSVPPAIAQEYLTKVKNIIL